A window from Flavobacterium gyeonganense encodes these proteins:
- a CDS encoding alpha/beta fold hydrolase — MPKKTPNPVKSLKIPLFIIISAKLCAIVSQKLVTAYAAKLFTTPVKHKIPKRELKMDSESIQNTIHIPAIDKNIRVYEYGKSKKKALLVHGWSGRGTQLFKIADSLLEHGYSIVSFDAPAHGKSKGSTTIMSEFITSILEIEKQYGPFEIAIGHSLGGMSVLNAIKNGLNVKKAVIIGSGDIVQDILDEFVSKLRLKPEISNRLRDYFENKYQVKMDDFSAYQAAKKIAIPILVIHDKNDPEVPVKAGIHIHENLQKGSLFLTEGLGHRKILGNHDVIKKIIEFTIN, encoded by the coding sequence ATGCCAAAAAAAACACCAAATCCTGTAAAATCCTTAAAAATCCCCTTGTTTATTATTATTTCTGCGAAATTATGTGCCATTGTTTCCCAAAAACTCGTAACTGCTTATGCAGCAAAACTTTTTACAACACCTGTAAAACATAAAATTCCGAAAAGAGAATTAAAAATGGATTCTGAAAGCATCCAGAATACAATTCATATTCCGGCAATTGATAAAAACATTAGGGTTTATGAATATGGTAAAAGCAAAAAGAAAGCATTGCTTGTTCATGGCTGGTCAGGACGCGGAACACAATTATTCAAAATTGCAGATTCACTTTTAGAACACGGGTATTCAATTGTAAGTTTTGACGCTCCGGCTCACGGAAAATCGAAAGGCAGCACAACTATAATGTCTGAATTTATAACATCGATTTTAGAAATAGAAAAACAATACGGGCCATTTGAAATTGCAATAGGTCATTCATTAGGCGGCATGTCTGTTTTGAATGCCATTAAAAACGGCTTGAATGTAAAAAAGGCTGTTATTATTGGCAGTGGCGATATTGTACAGGATATTTTAGATGAATTTGTTTCGAAATTGAGATTAAAACCCGAAATTAGTAATCGCCTGCGTGATTATTTTGAAAATAAATATCAGGTAAAAATGGATGACTTCTCAGCGTATCAGGCTGCTAAAAAAATAGCAATTCCTATTTTGGTGATTCATGATAAAAATGATCCGGAAGTTCCTGTAAAAGCAGGAATTCATATTCATGAAAACCTTCAAAAGGGGAGTTTATTTTTGACAGAAGGCCTTGGTCACCGAAAGATATTGGGAAATCATGACGTAATTAAAAAAATTATTGAATTCACAATTAACTAA
- a CDS encoding endonuclease III domain-containing protein, translating into MDLFGETRNWEQDLKPILKKYKGKKHPLDYENTYQLLVMVVLSAQDSDANINNIAPALFAEFPTLKSLSKADSETFMPYVSKVRNHATKTNWLLEIAKTIQNDKDIPLTLNGLTALKGLGRKSANVILRETGHPPEGIITDLHVIRVAPRLGIVKESKDGNKVEKQLMEVLPKKIWSEIGMAISFHGRETCRPKPKCEECILKDICYYFLHLKNGI; encoded by the coding sequence ATGGATTTATTTGGAGAAACGAGAAACTGGGAACAGGATTTAAAACCTATTTTAAAAAAATATAAAGGAAAAAAACATCCTTTGGACTATGAAAACACATATCAGTTACTGGTGATGGTTGTACTGTCGGCACAAGATTCTGATGCGAATATCAACAACATCGCTCCTGCCCTTTTTGCTGAGTTTCCAACCCTAAAAAGTCTTTCAAAAGCAGATTCGGAAACTTTTATGCCCTATGTAAGTAAAGTTCGGAATCACGCTACCAAAACCAACTGGCTTCTTGAAATCGCCAAAACGATTCAAAATGATAAAGATATTCCACTTACCCTAAATGGATTAACAGCATTGAAAGGTTTGGGAAGAAAATCTGCCAATGTGATTTTAAGGGAAACCGGTCACCCACCAGAAGGTATTATTACCGATTTACATGTGATTCGTGTTGCTCCAAGACTTGGTATTGTAAAAGAAAGCAAGGATGGTAATAAGGTCGAGAAACAACTGATGGAAGTTTTACCCAAAAAAATCTGGTCAGAAATTGGTATGGCAATCTCATTTCACGGAAGGGAAACCTGCAGGCCAAAACCTAAATGTGAAGAATGTATTTTGAAGGATATTTGTTATTATTTTCTACATCTTAAAAATGGAATTTGA
- a CDS encoding ArsR/SmtB family transcription factor: protein MGASKTDHFTDKQNQIAMIAKALGHPARIAIIEYLLKVDTCICGDIVNELPLAQPTVSQHLKELKNAGIIKGNIEGNAICYCIDEKTLTIIKDYFSKIILTLTDQKCC, encoded by the coding sequence ATGGGAGCTAGTAAAACAGATCATTTTACCGATAAACAAAATCAGATTGCTATGATTGCAAAAGCGTTGGGGCATCCTGCCCGAATTGCTATTATTGAATATCTGCTGAAAGTTGACACCTGTATTTGCGGAGATATTGTCAACGAGCTTCCACTTGCACAACCTACTGTTTCTCAACATTTGAAAGAATTAAAAAATGCTGGAATTATTAAAGGAAATATCGAAGGGAATGCTATTTGTTATTGTATTGATGAAAAGACATTAACTATCATAAAAGATTATTTTTCTAAAATCATTCTCACACTCACTGATCAAAAATGTTGTTAA
- a CDS encoding DUF6428 family protein, producing MKLSEIKTLLNTVETVNFQLPDGNFVPEHFHVTEVGLITKNFIDCGGTVRKETVVNFQLWNANDFEHRLKPQKLIHIIKLSEKVLGIEDFEIEVEYQDTTTIGKYDLGFNGKDFQLLNKKTACLAQDQCGIPAEKQKTNLIQLTANNANSCTPGGGCC from the coding sequence ATGAAACTATCAGAAATTAAAACACTACTGAACACTGTAGAAACAGTAAACTTTCAATTACCGGACGGAAACTTTGTGCCGGAGCATTTTCATGTTACAGAAGTAGGCTTAATAACTAAAAATTTCATTGATTGTGGAGGAACTGTACGTAAAGAAACTGTAGTAAACTTTCAGCTTTGGAATGCCAACGATTTTGAACATCGCTTAAAACCACAAAAACTGATTCATATTATCAAACTTTCTGAAAAAGTTTTAGGAATTGAAGATTTTGAAATTGAAGTCGAATATCAGGACACTACTACAATTGGAAAATATGATTTAGGTTTCAATGGCAAGGATTTCCAACTTCTCAATAAGAAAACGGCTTGTCTGGCACAGGATCAATGTGGAATTCCTGCCGAAAAACAAAAAACAAACCTTATACAGCTTACCGCTAATAATGCTAATTCATGTACTCCAGGCGGAGGATGCTGCTAA
- a CDS encoding low molecular weight phosphatase family protein, with protein sequence MSNKETLFTAIEKVVSGFNFEEITTERKDILHPLIDFIQSKIDHKEDIRLNFICTHNSRRSHLSQIWAQTASHYYGVKNVYCYSGGTEATAMFPKVAQTLANTGFKVQKLSEGNNPVHAIKFAKNHAPNICFSKKYDDEFNPESSYAAIMTCSQADEGCPFIAGAEKRIAVTYEDPKAFDNTHLQDFKYQERSLQIACEIFYVFSLIKI encoded by the coding sequence ATGTCAAATAAAGAAACATTATTCACTGCTATAGAAAAAGTTGTATCAGGATTTAATTTTGAAGAAATTACTACTGAACGCAAAGACATTTTACATCCTCTTATTGATTTCATTCAATCGAAAATTGACCATAAGGAAGATATCCGGTTGAATTTCATTTGCACCCACAATTCCAGAAGAAGTCATTTATCGCAGATATGGGCGCAAACTGCTTCACATTATTATGGTGTAAAAAATGTATATTGCTATTCAGGAGGAACAGAAGCTACGGCGATGTTCCCCAAAGTTGCACAAACTTTAGCGAATACCGGATTTAAAGTTCAAAAACTATCCGAAGGAAACAATCCGGTTCATGCCATTAAATTTGCTAAAAACCATGCCCCAAATATCTGTTTTTCAAAAAAGTATGATGATGAATTTAATCCTGAAAGTAGTTATGCAGCCATTATGACCTGCTCACAGGCTGACGAAGGCTGTCCGTTTATCGCAGGAGCTGAAAAACGGATTGCGGTTACGTATGAAGATCCAAAAGCTTTTGATAACACTCATTTGCAGGACTTTAAATATCAGGAACGCAGCTTACAGATTGCTTGCGAAATATTTTATGTTTTTTCTCTAATAAAAATATAG